Proteins from a genomic interval of Phocoena phocoena chromosome 20, mPhoPho1.1, whole genome shotgun sequence:
- the LENG1 gene encoding leukocyte receptor cluster member 1 encodes MNILPKKSWHVRNKDNVARVRRDEAQAREEEKERERRVLLAQQEARTEFLRKKARHQNSLPAAEAAAAGAPSSSGPVDLFRELLEEGKGVSRGNKEYEEEKRREKERQEKALGILTYLGQSAAEAQTQLPWYQLPPSRGGPPSGPGPDEKIKNRLDPLGEMQKHLGKKRKHSGDNGSHSRKEKEGPEKRPKEPPSLDQLRAERLQREAAERARAQALLARIGGTAAQEDQPEEVDDRRRRYNSQFNPQLARRPRQQERPLAH; translated from the exons ATGAATATCTTACCGAAGAAGAGCTGGCACGTCCGGAACAAGGACAATGTCGCCCGCGTGCGGCGTGACGAGGCCCAAGCccgggaggaggagaaagagcgTGAGCGGAGGGTGCTGCTCGCTCAGCAAGAG GCCCGCACAGAATTCCTACGGAAGAAAGCCAGGCATCAGAACTCACTACCTGCggctgaagcagcagcagcaggagcccCAAGCAGTTCTGGCCCTGTGGATCTGTTTCGAGAGCTGctggaagaagggaagggggtgAGCAGAGGCAATAAAGAGTACGAGGAAGAGAAGCGACGAGAGAAA GAGAGGCAAGAGAAGGCTCTGGGCATCCTGACGTACCTGGGCCAGAGTGCAGCGGAAGCCCAGACTCAGCTCCCTTGGTACCAGCTCCCCCCAAGTCGGGGCGGCCCCCCGTctggtccaggaccagatgagaAGATCAAGAACCGCCTGGACCCTCTGGGGGAGATGCAGAAACAtttggggaagaagagaaagcacAGTGGTGACAATGGCAGTCAcagcagaaaggaaaaggagggacCTGAGAAACGACCCAAAGA ACCCCCGTCCCTGGACCAGCTTCGAGCTGAACGTCTCCAGCGGGAAGCGGCCGAGAGGGCTCGTGCACAGGCCCTGCTGGCCCGGATTGGAGGCACGGCAGCCCAGGAGGATCAGCCAGAAGAGGTGGACGATCGGCGGAGGCGGTACAACTCCCAGTTCAACCCCCAGCTGGCCCGGCGCCCCCGCCAGCAGGAACGCCCCCTGGCTCACTGA